From a single Bufo bufo chromosome 9, aBufBuf1.1, whole genome shotgun sequence genomic region:
- the LOC120978512 gene encoding histone-lysine N-methyltransferase set-1-like: MVDIYMERQSCRSNLPKASDVLKAWKPPQSRRKHGRFPNFEAKVASQDWDGLVAVEDQAKGGFALKTTRVFKKGEPVCDYHGVLLDGKGEEVQRSITDGKCYIYFFRHQEKKMCVNATKAPCDCHPEMSSTFGRLINHSRKRANLKPLVKCTPEGRVPVILFVAMKDLSPWTELFFDYGVRRCTYGEAAHLDWLDT; the protein is encoded by the coding sequence ATGGTTGACATCTACATGGAGCGACAGAGCTGCAGAAGCAACCTCCCCAAAGCTTCGGATGTTCTAAAGGCTTGGAAACCTCCGCAGTCGCGAAGAAAGCACGGACGCTTTCCGAACTTTGAGGCAAAGGTGGCCTCTCAGGACTGGGACGGGCTAGTCGCCGTCGAAGACCAAGCGAAAGGGGGATTCGCCTTAAAGACCACTCGAGTCTTTAAAAAGGGAGAGCCCGTCTGCGACTATCACGGAGTCTTGTTGGATGGCAAAGGAGAGGAGGTGCAGCGCTCCATCACCGACGGGAAGTGTTACATCTACTTCTTTAGGCACCAAGAAAAAAAGATGTGTGTAAATGCTACGAAGGCTCCATGCGACTGCCACCCCGAAATGTCTTCCACGTTCGGACGGCTAATCAACCACTCCCGCAAGAGAGCCAACCTGAAGCCGCTGGTAAAATGCACGCCTGAAGGAAGAGTCCCAGTGATTCTCTTCGTGGCTATGAAAGATCTTTCTCCGTGGACTGAACTATTTTTTGACTACGGAGTGAGGAGATGCACTTACGGCGAAGCAGCCCATTTGGACTGGCTGGACACTTGA